One stretch of Miscanthus floridulus cultivar M001 chromosome 18, ASM1932011v1, whole genome shotgun sequence DNA includes these proteins:
- the LOC136520685 gene encoding uncharacterized protein — protein MEALQARVEVETKQREEMETRMEDMIQQRVVAERQNMEEEQRRTMQRIEEENRLRMDQMFQYMQNFASSMGQTLPPPPVLFPPSQPPTTTPNQSAASNNQSEVPDLSQWF, from the exons ATGGAGGCTctccag GCCCGGGTAGAAGTAGAAACGAAGCAACGAGAGGAGATGGAGACGAGGATGGAGGACATGATTCAGCAGAGGGTGGTGGCCGAGCGGcagaacatggaggaagaacaacGGCGGACGATGCAGAGGATAGAggaagaaaatcggttgaggatggatcaaatgttccaatacatgcagaattttgcatcgagtatgggtcaaACTTTGCCACCGCCACCGGTGCTATTCCCTCCATctcagccacccacaactactcct aatcaatcggcggcatcaaataatcagtctGAAGTCCCGGATTTGTCGCAGTGGTTCTAA